The Acropora muricata isolate sample 2 chromosome 4, ASM3666990v1, whole genome shotgun sequence genome contains the following window.
atgggctgcatgtcaggtcaaaccttgttcctggcctgacatatgacaggcttataggaaaaagttatttgcaggcttggaATAGTGCTCTTGGGGTATGCTGATTGCCTAGCTCAGAGGTGATTGGCCAAGTACTTTTTACCTCCAAGCATTGAGAGCGtgcaaaactctaaaaatcaatcattttccaTTAATTGTTACAGTTGTAGTACTTTTTGgtgctatttattcaacttgtgtagtatatactaaaacatgATTCGGTGGctgtgaatagtggtggatatttatcTCCATCtcattgaataataattattgtaacactTTTGCTGAAAAATTTCTGGTTCTGTTTAATAtcaaggaaataattattgaaatcgCTTTTGTGTGAGATATTGCAAATTATTATCCCAAAGAGATCcaaaaatgtaaagaaataatcaaattttttttggtaaattGTTAATGAACCCACGATGCTTTGAATATCAAACCTTGATTTTCCATGTTGGTGAAGTTcttttaataatattgttgagCTGTACATATTACATGGCAGTGTTCTTGCTGCTCATTTGCCCTGACTTAAAGAGCTTTAGCCCACAGGTCTTGGTTGCGCAACCCAGTGGATAAACAACTATTCAGCAGATAAGAACCACCTAAAAAGTGATGAGTAGAAATGATCTCTAAATTTGATCATTGTAATGAAACTTGATTCtcattcaaagaaaaatatgaagGAGAAAAGACcaagttttttttcacaaaatgagtGGCAGAGGTTGGAAGCTTTGCACCAAAAGGGGTAGGAATTGTTTCTTGCTCAATATTTCCATTAATTCTTGCATGACGGGACAAATTAAAAgatgttaaattaaattcaccccattttcttttgttactaTTCAGTTCACTTCAGCTAATTTGCCACAATACATTACAAAGTACAGCATCAAAAGAAATAATCACATGGCAAGGGAGCCCAGAAGAAACCATGGGGTTAACAGGGCTTCCTTCTCTCTcattacaaaagaaaggctAACCCCCTCTCATTACACAAGAAAATGCAAAACAGAAAGAGCTTAAGTGGATGGATGGACTAACAGGCTACACAATAAATTTGCATTAAACATAACATGATGTTTTTCTTATCTTATGCTAATGAAAAGGACAAGAAGGGGAAGACATCAGAATCAGATTAATAAcgacaaaaaaataatagtttttcaccttagattgaaaagaatatagtaaaagagcattttgaaagtcagAACATAACTTACTGAAAAAGACTGGGTTAATTATGGAAAATTTCCTTACATTAGAACAGCAAAATGGGACGTAGAACTGGTTAGAATCAAGAGTATTGCGGCTATGAACTTGATTCATATGTAAAaagaaattgctaaaaaaaggaGGAAGTAAGTTTTATTATAAGAACACATGAGTTTACATAGATGCAAAGAATAAATATCATTCTACAAACTTAAGGAATTTTATATCTCTAAATAATGGATCAGTATATGCATCAAAAGGCTTGTTATTAACAATTCCAACAATAAGCTTTTGTAACAAAATAAGGAGATTAAGAATAGTAGGGTATGGTGAACCCCAAATTATAATACAATATTGAAAATATGGGTAAACTAACATTTATGTTTTCAAGGCAAGCTTAGTGAGACAAGGATTTGATCTTCCAATAATACCAAAAGATTTAGAAATTTTACCAGCAAATTATATGTGAGATGTGGTTTCTGTGACAGATTTTCATCCAAAATAACACCAAGAATTtctattttcaaatcaaattcttctcttctttgtcttgttttgaaGAGGATGTAGTTTGATTTCTTAACATTTTAGAGATACCTTATTTGCTTTAAGCCAGTCACATAACCCACGCACTTCAGAATTTATAGTATGTGTCATTATGTGAGAAAAATAAGTTtgcatcatcagcaaataagATAAGATCATAAAGATTGGAAAGATGACATACGCCACTAATATAGATTTAAAAGATTAACAACCAGTGATTGAGACTTTTTTTATCAAACACTATGCAAATTTTTACTGCAACTTTCAGTGAGTAATAGCATCATTCCACTGTTATTTGAATGATACTGAAACAATATGATAAAtagagataataattattattgaaaattcACTTGGAGAAACTCTTTTTGCACCAGCTTTTCAAAAACTGAAAGAGCCTGACATAACTTGTGTGACATATTTCCCACACTTGATTGATGGGTATTTGTTGGAGCCATCTAGGCATGCAATCCTTGCCTTCCAGTCTGGATCATAGAAGAATGCTATGGAACGTCTTGGAGTTTTCTGCTTGAGTTCGCCATTTGGAATAATGACTCTGTGAACCTGAAAAAACCCGAGAACAGTAGTAGAGGACATCACTTGAACTGTAATAAATTGTGATAAAAAACAGAGAGTTCATTGTGTGAAAATCATAAACTGTGGCTGACAATCTAGCTGGCCCTAAATTAGAAATGGATCCCAGGGGATGGGGGCTACTTGGGTTAATTTTTGCTGGGTACGTGCCCCTGCCCTCTCAGGGCTCCTGCCCCATTATAGTCTATTTTGTGGTCAGTTTTTGACTCCATCCTAGTCACTTTTGGGAAAATGCAATTTTCATGATCCCAACTTACCATATTTATACCCATGTACAATGCGCCCTTTTTCCCCCCAAAAGTAGATTTCAAATATGAGAAGCGTATTATACACAAAATACTTTGTTTGGACTCACTTTCTATTTATTTACTCCATTGTTTAACAGAGATCATTTTGAATCCCTACTTACTAGAATTTTTGGTTCCCTAAAATCTGATTATGTGCAACCCCATTTTAGTAACTGAGACTATTGAAAATGCAACCCCATTGTAATCAATCCAGTTGTGAAAATGCAACCCCATTCAGCTGCACATCCTCATTAGCCTCTCATAAGGAAGTACCCCCACCCAGAAAATGGACACCAAAGCAAAAATAAATTGTCAAAATTTAGATacacatggatttttcagcctcTAAAAATACACATTTAGTTTCATTTAGTTTTATTTACCGTGGAGACAAACTTATCAGCAGTCCACCTCTGCATTAAGTCAGCTATGTTTACAATGATAGTTCCTGGTAAAGGGGTGGCAGAGACAAACTTCTTATCCCGATTGACAACCTGTAAAATGACAAAATCAACAAGTTCAAATCTTGTTTCCATAATTTGTATGTCTACTGTaggcaaaaaaatatattattgtcTGTATTTTCCAATACCCATAATACCCACTGTGGAGAGCATAAAATTGGCCTGGATTTCTGCATTTATTACTTCAAGAAATCATCCATACTGTATGACACCAGATAATGGTATGTTTGCTTAAAGTTGCTTACTATAGTAGGTTGTACTGTGATTAAATTTTTAGTACAACAACATGAAGGAATAAAACAACAGTCAGTTCTTTTAGTCTTTTTGTGTGACATTGTTCAAAATGTTACTTCTATAATTTTACCTCCAGACCACCAGCATCATCTTGAAATAATAGTGTTATGCCTCCATAATCTGTGTGTTCTCCACATCTTATCTGTCCTGGTTTTATCTGGCCAACGTCAGTAATTCTTGGGTAGTAGTTAAAGCGCAACAGAGCTGTACCTGcttctgtgccaacatctttGTAATATTTCTTGAAGGTATCTGCTGGCTGTAAATGACCATTGTCAAAAGGTTGTGAGTTCAACCAAAATATGCAACAGAGCTTTCAGAATATGTTATAGGGAAGCCAAAGGAAGCCTCTCACAAATATGTTCAACTATGCATTTAGATTGCACACAGTTTGTATCAAGAGTAAATTGAATCTTTTGATCCTCACTAGGTTTTCAACTCAATGATATCCAACTGCTAAgatgataataattaacagttattctttgaggacgcaccggatatgagctgatatacataaccaacgaggccgtaggccgagatggttattatcagctcatatccggcaagtccgagaagaataactgttttagtaaattttcaagcaattctcttgattttttcgggtgaaacctcctcaaatcgtgacattttctttaccgaagacgccgcgaaaaaaatgtttccgacctccaaaatttcagcaattcgccatcagtttttccttatttggtcaaacttaaagtggtactatgatcaaatttttaccctttgattttttaggtgtatcatatagaatcccatgaaaggataaaaatgccgtttaccgtttgcaaatatctgcattagttctggagatatttaagtttgaaaaatgagtaaaatatgcaaatgagatgactgatgacgtcatacactcaacccaatactatatcaattacattaatagagctatcttggccaatttttaatgcaggccaatgaaacttggcaggctaatagttctacagcaaacacacctacagctataaaaaattctgttcccatgaaaactcactcttctccaggccccgtcctcttgatttcaatattttagcgatattcaactcaaaaaacgttaaacaaggtcaaaaactcgagctaacatatttatatccttgctggatcatccatatgaggcaccatttgcaaatatgaaaatggaacgccaaaggtggccagaaacaccttttataatggggaggtctggaacccagtatgttgccatggtaacggaaCTGTTtgagttcaaattgtgaagcacatttattaatcttactgcaaagaatcaaacatttctgatgaaaattggctgagatatcttctttcatcatatttgatcaaaatttggttgagtatatgacgtcatcaattggctaatttgcatattttaaaaacttaaatatctctggaaccaaaagagatatttgaaaatagtaaacagcatttttcttgtcacacAGGCTACTTGttcatgctttaaaatgggttcgattggaaagatgtgattttcgtcacagtaccactttaacgataatggctcatatcatgggcttagggaaccaatcagaaagctggaaaatcattatcctgagctaaaaatttactaattattattattataaaccaCTTTCCCAAATGGGAGCATATTCTGTAACTCCTTTGTATTGGTgtaaatagagagctttagattctaggacgaaaACAACGACGAGAACGAGATTTTCTCACAGAGCAACATTGAGCGTGCgcaacgtcattttggcgggaaaaacatgataccgtcgtcatttttaGTACGACGTAATGCAAAAATGTTGCCAAGACAATACAAGTCAAGGACTCATGGTCAGTACTAAGTTTTGCCGTTTTTCGATCTGCAAGAGGGCTCAGTTataccagcaacaagaatgaCTGAACAATCTACACTGCTACCAAAAAATAATCGTCTGACATGTTATAAATTTCTCAActattttttgcaaaaaaacggGTAGTCAAATCTCATACTCATTCTTGTCCTCGTCCTAGagtctaaagctctctaattatCTGGACCTACTGGTCTCACTTtgatttaaatattcttttgaatctAATAAGggttattagcattaaaacaacaGAGTATTAAAATTGATAGCCACTATAAAAGGGGTCTACTATATGTGTTGTTTCTTAGCATCTGAGCAAAATGTGCCCTCCTGGTCTGATGCATGAGCTTTGGATTAAAAATCAACTGGAGTAATTTTTTGTGTGATTTATATTTGGACTACCACAAATTTAATACACAGAGTGTCAACTTCCTCTGATTTTCACCTTTCACAGACACCTCAGTTCTTACCAGTCCCAATCCTAAGGCCATAACGCTCAACACCCTATCACCAACCAAACTGAGAAGATCAAATAATGTCTTTGTTGTTGGCTGAAGATCAGGAACCTCTGTTGGCCAGCgctgaaaaaaattcacagttCCTAgattattagtattttttttttgtcaaaggaAATTAATGCCATGACATTAATGTTTGAACAGAAGAAAAATATCAAGTCCACTCAATAAACTGTTTGGTTCCTACATTTAGAAATCATAAAAGAAAGGCTAATAAGAAATTTGTTAAGGTAACATATAAAAAAGTTTTACCCAGCAAAGACATCTTTCTGTGGGGGTAATCGCAAGAGGAAAAGGAATTTACCCATTTCCCTTGAAATTATAAACCTTTAACAACTTGGCAGCCAGAGTAATAAACGTCTGTTGGCGAGAATACGCTTGCATCGAAGTGGGAGACTAAACTATTCACCAGTTTATGTCTTGAATAAAGAACTTGACACATC
Protein-coding sequences here:
- the LOC136914069 gene encoding uncharacterized protein, whose translation is MMETVSGIPVVDFSAMSVEHEAIPLPSDDRVQTIVRQIHEAFSTVGFVYPKNHGITQERVEKTFAVMDKFFTLSKDLKNKYRKKGELDANGWEALEREITDPTKPGDLKESFDIGAFDNKKFRWPTEVPDLQPTTKTLFDLLSLVGDRVLSVMALGLGLPADTFKKYYKDVGTEAGTALLRFNYYPRITDVGQIKPGQIRCGEHTDYGGITLLFQDDAGGLEVVNRDKKFVSATPLPGTIIVNIADLMQRWTADKFVSTVHRVIIPNGELKQKTPRRSIAFFYDPDWKARIACLDGSNKYPSIKCGKYVTQVMSGSFSF